From one Nycticebus coucang isolate mNycCou1 chromosome 14, mNycCou1.pri, whole genome shotgun sequence genomic stretch:
- the LOC128564966 gene encoding small ubiquitin-related modifier 1-like: MSDQEAKLSTEDLGDKKEGEYIKLKAIGQDSSEIHFKVKMTTHLKKLKESYCQRQGVPMNSLRFLFEGQRIADNHTPKELGMEEEDVIEVYQEQTGGGDHSTV, from the coding sequence ATGTCTGACCAGGAGGCAAAACTTTCAACCGAAGACTTGGGGGATAAGAAGGAAGGAGAATACATTAAACTCAAAGCCATTGGACAGGATAGCAGTGAGATTCACTTCAAAGTGAAAATGACAACACATCTCAAGAAACTCAAAGAATCATACTGTCAAAGACAGGGAGTTCCAATGAATTCACTCAGGTTTCTCTTTGAAGGACAGAGAATTGCTGATAATCATACTCCAAAAGAACTGGGAATGGAGGAAGAAGATGTGATTGAAGTTTATCAGGAACAAACGGGGGGGGGGGATCATTCAACAGTTtag